The following proteins come from a genomic window of Trifolium pratense cultivar HEN17-A07 linkage group LG4, ARS_RC_1.1, whole genome shotgun sequence:
- the LOC123920881 gene encoding urease accessory protein F, producing MQTNEEHDKPVFENSFLQWSQWQLLDSILPTGGFAHSFGLEAAVQSRIVSDTNELQTFLIHVLENTGSLFLPFVYSACKSPNMETWHNLDRILDATLTNEVGRKASISQGSALMRVASTVFSENPSLKTMRDTSLKLGTVSFHHAPIFGLTCGALGFDSMSSQRAYMFITMRDVISAATRLNLIGPLGAALLQHQVAPIAEVILGKWMNRDVEDACQTMPLLDTVQGCHGYLFSRLFSS from the coding sequence ATGCAAACAAATGAAGAGCACGACAAACCCGTCTTTGAAAACTCATTTTTACAGTGGAGTCAGTGGCAGCTGTTGGATTCTATACTTCCTACCGGTGGATTTGCACACTCTTTTGGTCTTGAAGCTGCAGTTCAGTCCCGCATAGTGTCTGATACCAATGAACTCCAAACATTTCTTATTCATGTTTTGGAGAATACAGGGAGCTTATTCCTTCCTTTTGTGTACTCGGCTTGCAAGTCACCGAATATGGAAACATGGCATAACCTTGACAGGATATTGGATGCTACCCTAACTAACGAAGTGGGTCGAAAGGCATCAATCTCGCAAGGATCTGCGTTAATGAGGGTAGCTTCAACTGTGTTTTCTGAGAATCCCTCTCTCAAAACAATGCGAGATACTTCTCTTAAGTTAGGGACTGTATCTTTTCATCACGCTCCTATCTTTGGACTAACATGCGGAGCGTTGGGATTCGATAGTATGAGTTCTCAAAGAGCTTACATGTTCATCACAATGAGAGATGTTATATCTGCTGCTACAAGGTTGAACTTGATAGGACCCCTTGGTGCAGCATTGTTGCAGCATCAAGTTGCTCCTATTGCTGAAGTTATATTAGGAAAATGGATGAATCGCGATGTTGAGGATGCATGTCAAACTATGCCTCTTCTAGATACTGTGCAAGGTTGTCATGGTTACTTATTTTCAAGACTTTTTTCATCTTAG
- the LOC123920883 gene encoding uncharacterized protein LOC123920883, whose amino-acid sequence MWHILRNLNNTRKSSKVADENMFQQGNNVVEVQIFGHERGRRIRRQHGWGNIVCSILQAPITILSCVSHPQVNGADGVWVNGGGGEFSQISEMNHLMVNDSMRYAILM is encoded by the coding sequence ATGTGGCATATTTTAAGAAACCTTAACAATACAAGAAAGAGTTCAAAGGTGGCTGATGAAAACATGTTCCAACAAGGAAACAATGTTGTTGAGGTACAAATATTTGGTCATGAAAGGGGAAGAAGAATTAGAAGACAACATGGTTGGGGGAATATTGTGTGTAGTATTCTTCAAGCTCCTATAACAATACTTTCATGTGTTTCTCATCCTCAAGTTAATGGTGCTGATGGTGTTTGGGtaaatggtggtggtggtgaattTTCACAAATTTCTGAAATGAATCATCTTATGGTAAATGATAGCATGAGATATGCAATTTtgatgtag
- the LOC123920882 gene encoding uncharacterized protein LOC123920882, whose protein sequence is MGFVMTMGLSIMVRNEATDFNGLPQYRSYNSLARHSIRKFSWVVRTESNVRRKVKKKPDPPCVVCEGGGRVDCNCCRGRGRTNMLHLEMLPKGEWPNWCKACGGSGLTYCSRCLGTGEYRDIIGFDFMKKGNNK, encoded by the coding sequence ATGGGTTTTGTTATGACTATGGGTTTGTCAATAATGGTGCGAAATGAGGCAACAGATTTTAATGGTTTGCCACAATATCGGTCCTACAATTCATTGGCTCGTCACTCAATCAGAAAGTTCTCTTGGGTTGTGAGGACAGAGTCGAATGTTCGGAGGAAAGTAAAAAAGAAGCCGGATCCACCTTGTGTGGTATGTGAGGGGGGTGGAAGAGTGGATTGCAATTGTTGTCGAGGAAGAGGAAGGACAAACATGTTACATTTGGAAATGCTTCCAAAGGGCGAATGGCCTAACTGGTGTAAAGCTTGTGGCGGAAGTGGTCTTACGTACTGCTCCCGCTGCCTTGGAACCGGAGAATATAGGGACATCATAGGGTTCGATTTCATGAAGAAGGGCAATAATAAATAG
- the LOC123920885 gene encoding pentatricopeptide repeat-containing protein At1g71210, mitochondrial-like, which translates to MLPLKHVVTKHKPKFKFKFNFLFSSSSSSSSSTSSPSSSPSCTSIYSPTTSFSITENENDVASSFKTWFQTRHRYDDPLLLRIYQILSSGDDFSSSLSSLSLPLSEPFVIRVLRHGGDNNDILSCLKFFDWAGRQPCFNHTRATFIAIFRILTRGNLMPLVLDFLQLFRKRGFQHRVRFNDTLVVGYAIAGKPDVALHVFGKMRFQGLDLDGFGYHILLNALAEDNYFNAFNTILNQIRIRGYATSVTDSIVVKCMCKQGRLDEAEDYLNGLLGSGKELHGSEVSLLVSSLCDRNRFDHAVEVVKEFGKSGLVPMEHAYGACVKGLVKGGRLDEALEFFRQKRDSGGYVPGLLRYNMLICRLLRESRLREVFDLLVDMNESCMTPDMVTMNSVLCFFCKAGMVDVALQLYKSRSQFGLNPNQMAYKYLILTLCWDESVKEACGVLKSSISNGFFPDRQTFSTLANALCRERKVDEMKELIHFALKHDFTPSAVTYDNFISALCRAGRVEDGYLIHGELNNATARLSYSKMINSFIKKKKGDIAARLLVEMKEKNLQLTRTLCRAVIFSLLDMDNPITRVFNLLDMLTHGKPDTQIFNFFIDGAGHARKTDLARKIYELMLLNNIVPTIVSQALLLNSYLGSERISEALNFFYSLRDQGVVSKRLYSSMINGLCKHNKADIACDKSDIAHDKADIARRILVDMLNAGLNPGIECYENLVQKLCSLKRYPEAINLVQVYMKMGRRLTSFLGNILLFHSLITPNVYHTCVKMRGEKEGESSPFSTLTVVIGVFSDCLKVNHSIEELVALCFPLDIYTYNLLLRRTTSYDMNQACELFNRIRQRGYEPNGWTYDIMVHGFSKHGRNYETKQWLEEMHHEGFYPTETTGRNVRKILFNGEY; encoded by the coding sequence ATGCTACCATTGAAACATGTAGTAACCAAACAcaaacccaaattcaaattcaaattcaattttctcttttcttcatcatcatcatcatcatcatcaacatcatcaccatcatcatcaccatcatgtACATCAATTTATTCACCAACAACTTCATTCTCCATAACCGAAAACGAAAACGACGTCGCTTCATCTTTCAAAACATGGTTTCAAACCCGCCACCGTTACGACGACCCTCTCCTCCTTCGGATCTACCAAATTCTCAGTTCTGGCGATGATTTCTCATCTTCTCTTTCCTCCCTTTCACTTCCTCTCTCTGAACCCTTCGTCATCCGTGTCCTCCGTCACGGCGGCGACAACAATGATATACTCTCCTGCCTCAAATTCTTTGATTGGGCTGGTCGTCAACCTTGTTTCAACCACACACGCGCTACTTTTATTGCGATTTTTCGTATTCTTACCCGTGGTAATCTAATGCCATTGGTTCTTGATTTCCTTCAATTGTTCAGGAAGCGTGGTTTTCAGCATAGGGTTCGTTTTAATGATACCCTTGTTGTTGGTTATGCAATTGCTGGTAAACCTGATGTTGCACTccatgtgtttggtaaaatGCGTTTTCAAGGTCTTGACTTGGATGGTTTTGGTTATCATATTTTACTCAATGCTCTAGCTGaggataattattttaatgctTTTAATACTATTCTCAATCAGATTCGTATTAGGGGTTATGCAACGAGTGTTACCGATTCAATTGTTGTTAAGTGTATGTGTAAGCAGGGTAGATTGGATGAGGCTGAAGATTATCTTAATGGCTTGTTGGGTAGTGGGAAAGAACTGCATGGTTCTGAGGTGAGTTTACTTGTTAGTTCGTTGTGTGATAGGAATAGGTTTGATCATGCTGTTGAGGTGGTTAAGGAGTTTGGGAAATCGGGGTTGGTTCCTATGGAACATGCTTATGGTGCTTGTGTAAAGGGTCTTGTGAAGGGTGGTAGGTTGGATGAGGCTTTGGAGTTTTTTAGACAGAAGAGAGATTCTGGAGGGTATGTTCCTGGTTTACTTAGGTATAACATGTTGATTTGTAGGCTTTTGAGGGAGAGTCGGCTTCGTGAGGTTTTTGATTTGTTGGTGGATATGAATGAGTCTTGTATGACACCTGATATGGTTACTATGAATTCTGTCTTGTGCTTCTTTTGCAAAGCTGGGATGGTGGATGTCGCGCTCCAGTTGTACAAATCCAGGTCTCAGTTTGGATTGAATCCAAATCAAATGGCTTATAAGTATTTGATACTTACTCTGTGTTGGGATGAAAGTGTTAAGGAGGCGTGCGGGGTTCTCAAAAGTTCTATCAGTAATGGTTTTTTTCCCGATAGACAAACCTTTTCCACGCTTGCCAATGCTTTGTGTAGAGAGCGCAAAGTTGATGAGATGAAGGAGCTGATCCATTTTGCCTTGAAGCATGATTTTACGCCTAGCGCTGTCACGTATGACAACTTTATATCGGCTTTGTGCCGAGCTGGAAGAGTAGAAGATGGTTATTTGATTCACGGGGAGCTTAATAATGCAACTGCTAGACTGTCTTACTCTAAGATGATTAAttcttttattaagaaaaagaaggGAGACATTGCTGCTCGCCTTCTGGTTGAAATGAAAGAGAAGAATCTTCAACTGACGCGAACCTTGTGCAGAGCTGTTATTTTCAGTTTACTTGATATGGATAATCCAATAACACGTGTTTTCAATTTATTGGACATGCTGACTCATGGTAAACCCGATACTCAGATTTTCAACTTTTTCATCGACGGAGCTGGGCATGCCCGTAAGACAGATTTGGCCAGGAAAATATATGAGTTGATGCTACTGAATAACATTGTGCCCACCATTGTTTCTCAAGCTCTGTTGTTGAATAGTTATTTGGGAAGTGAAAGGATTTCCGAggctttaaatttcttttatagtCTCCGGGACCAGGGTGTGGTAAGTAAAAGATTATATAGTTCTATGATTAATGGTCTCTGCAAGCACAATAAGGCTGACATTGCATGTGATAAGTCTGACATTGCACATGATAAGGCTGACATTGCACGTCGTATCTTGGTTGACATGTTAAACGCTGGATTAAATCCAGGCATTGAATGCTATGAGAATCTTGTGCAGAAGCTTTGCTCATTGAAAAGATATCCTGAAGCTATAAATCTTGTTCAAGTGTATATGAAAATGGGACGTAGATTAACTTCTTTTCTTGGCAACATACTTCTTTTTCATTCTTTGATAACGCCAAATGTCTATCATACATGTGTTAAAATGAGAGGAGAAAAAGAGGGAGAAAGTTCTCCGTTTTCTACACTGACCGTTGTTATTGGTGTATTTTCTGATTGTCTCAAAGTAAATCATTCTATCGAGGAATTAGTAGCGTTGTGCTTTCCACTTGACATTTACACCTACAATCTGCTGCTGAGAAGAACAACCAGTTATGATATGAACCAAGCTTGTGAGTTGTTTAATAGGATACGTCAAAGGGGTTATGAACCTAATGGTTGGACTTATGATATCATGGTACATGGATTCTCAAAACATGGGAGAAATTATGAGACTAAGCAGTGGCTCGAAGAAATGCACCATGAAGGATTTTATCCAACAGAGACTACTGGAAGAAATGTACGAAAAATTTTATTCAACGGAGAATACTAA